From the Solea senegalensis isolate Sse05_10M linkage group LG16, IFAPA_SoseM_1, whole genome shotgun sequence genome, one window contains:
- the msl2a gene encoding E3 ubiquitin-protein ligase MSL2a — protein MNPVNATTLYVSASRAVLQCDPRQPRSFTDMYTLLPFFRQSLACLVCGKLLQDPISPTHQECQHYVCLGCKGQQMQVRPSCSRCKDYSCFQENKQLSLLVQCYRKLCLYVTHSPLLPLVSSHTEGSPEVMALLEEVLMSHEEEIDTEDPILAQTDLTPSAPESLTPTEAPPVPAELSAVPQSSSSDPPCSNGPQECNGEVFEDLDPSSPELEVCELVEEQPQTGLSVSSTDCGGLELSLTTGTLAPTPGTMCSLRDGESGSRELEEGEVLLLSVEEVLQTLDPLQPSRDSSHTYPDRMHAHTHIATDRAHAQMYIQLDAAHNYTQIQTERTNIVTSHGAHIHTSSFDPPPMSMPSPVRLNRKRSHSESDREKVNPLPITSILQGSSSHLHTPNPSHAPHTQPPTPSLTVPAHTYSSLPNGGPPKPSRPTPNHSKSSRKHVDPGPKKLHVKARSGGGSKTKDRSKEQRLMSGCLVSPAPVRPPYKKPVEKKGCKCGRATQNPSVLTCRGQRCPCYSNRKACLDCICRGCQNSYMANGEKKLEAFAVPEKALEQTRLTLGINLTSITAAAALRNPATTSIRANTLLNVATATGTPVTTAFLSQSPPQEPNYEDSLELLIG, from the exons ATGAACCCGGTCAATGCAACGACTCTGTACGTGTCCGCCAGCCGGGCCGTGCTGCAGTGTGACCCGCGGCAGCCTCGCTCCttcacagacatgtacacactaCTGCCCTTCTTCCGACAGTCCCTCGCATGCCTCGTCTGTG GTAAACTGCTTCAGGATCCAATTTCCCCTACACATCAAGAGTGTCAGCATTATGTCTGCTTGGGCTGCAAAGGTCAACAGATGCAGGTCAGGCCATCATGCAGCCGCTGCAAGGACTATTCCTGCTTCCAGGAGAACAAACAGCTCTCCTTGCTAGTTCAGTGCTACAGGAAGCTGTGCCTCTATGTAACTCATTCGCCATTGCTGCCATTGGTCAGCAGCCACACAGAAGGATCTCCAGAAGTGATGGCTTTGCTCGAGGAAGTGCTCATGTCACACGAAGAGGAAATAGATACAGAGGACCCAATTCTAGCACAGACAGATCTGACTCCCTCGGCGCCTGAGTCACTCACCCCCACAGAGGCACCACCTGTTCCTGCAGAACTTTCAGCTGTACCACAGAGCTCTTCCTCTGACCCTCCCTGTTCCAATGGACCACAGGAATGCAATGGGGAGGTGTTTGAGGATCTAGATCCCTCTTCGCCTGAGCTGGAAGTATGTGAGCTGGTCGAGGAACAGCCACAGACAGGTCTGTCTGTTTCCAGTACTGATTGTGGTGGTCTGGAACTGAGTCTGACCACTGGAACTTTAGCCCCTACTCCAGGCACTATGTGCTCACTCAGGGATGGGGAATCAGGCAGCAGGGAgctggaggagggggaggtgttGCTCCTCAGTGTGGAGGAGGTGTTACAGACTTTGGATCCACTACAGCCCAGTCGAGATTCTTCGCACACATATCCAGACAGGatgcacgctcacacacacatagccaCGGACAGAGCACATGCTCAAATGTACATACAGCTGGATGCAGCTCATAACTACACACAGATTCAAACAGAGAGGACTAACATTGTGACAAGCCATGGTGCTCATATACACACGTCCTCTTTCGATCCTCCCCCGATGTCCATGCCCTCGCCTGTCCGCCTTAACCGCAAACGATCACAttcagagagtgacagagaaaagGTGAATCCTCTCCCTATCACCTCCATCCTACAGGGCTCATCCTCACATTTACACACTCCAAACCCTTCTCATGCACCCCACACACAACCACCCACACCCTCATTAACAGTACCAGCGCACACCTACTCATCCCTTCCCAATGGTGGGCCTCCAAAGCCCAGCCGCCCGACACCCAACCACAGTAAAAGTTCCAGGAAGCATGTCGATCCGGGCCCTAAGAAGCTGCACGTCAAGGCCCGCAGCGGTGGTGGCTCCAAGACCAAGGACCGGAGCAAAGAGCAACGGTTGATGTCAGGCTGCCTGGTGTCTCCAGCACCTGTCAGACCTCCATACAAGAAGCCGGTGGAAAAGAAGGGTTGCAAGTGTGGCAGGGCAACACAGAATCCCTCGGTGCTTACCTGTAGGGGGCAACGCTGTCCCTGCTACTCAAACCGCAAG GCATGCTTGGATTGTATCTGTCGAGGTTGCCAGAACTCTTACATGGCCAATGGCGAGAAGAAGCTCGAGGCCTTCGCCGTGCCGGAGAAAGCCTTGGAACAGACGCGGCTCACGCTCGGCATCAACCTCACCAGCATCACGGCGGCTGCTGCTCTCCGCAACCCGGCAACCACCAGCATTCGTGCAAACACCCTCCTCAACGTCGCCACAGCAACGGGAACCCCCGTGACCACCGCCTTCCTGTCCCAGAGTCCCCCACAAGAGCCCAATTACGAGGACAGCCTGGAGCTGCTGATTGGATGA